GGATTATAAACACTTCTTTTAATTCACTTATATACTCTTAGAATCACTAAAAAGTCGTACAGATTCTGAATTTTTTCGTAGTACACAAATGGGTACACTAAAAATCAGCAGGCATAGCTTTAAATCATTAAGTAAGTTGAGTATGACGTCAACTTTTTCCAGCACTACAGTATAAAGTctcttattgtttatatagGTAAGCTTATTTTGCATTATGTTAcagcaaattttattttgggTGTTTTCTTTATTCGTATACTGTGGGAGAATTTGCAAATGAACTTTGAGCTGTtaaatatttcagaaatttgtgataatttaattttttatattaatcttaattaatttcaatttatcaaTTAACCTAAAAAATTATTCAGACAAGCGTCTCCAATCAATTATACCCTCTTAAGTATTGGATTGTCAGATTGAAAAGGTCTGTctcgttatttatatttaaacgctTAACAATTAATTTCTATACTACCGAACTCTGCtgaccatattttttatacaataagtaATCAACaatatatcatatactaaaaccttctccgaaagaCGTTGCTTCTTATGGTATACGTATTATTCCTATCGGTTCAGTAATTTCGCAgtataaccaaacaaaaaaCCATCTCTTCATTTATTAGTACAGATACACACTTTATTAATCTGAATGATAAGGCTGTCAGTCAGttagctcagcctattgcagtccactgccggacatcccggttttccgcaatcctcatccatatatattatagaaatgaATGTTGCCAAGCGCACAACTCGAGAATGACTCGACCAAttcggttaatttatttttttaagttctttatggcccacagaaggttttaatactattaaaaaaaacttacttttaacttttgaccgaacgaagtctgtccggcagctagtacataatataaGCGTATACGATTCTATACTATACATACTATGGCTACTATATTCTATACATTATGGTTGTTAAGCTTTTGGTaaacattacatagtataaaacaaagtcgcttcccgctatttgtatgcttagatttttaaaactacgcaacggattttgatgcggttttttatggtaaatagtgattccagaggaaggtttatatgtataatagatgCACAATACAGTAGAGGAACACCGATAGtcttagaggtttctaatgtaatgtcataaattaatttttttttgcgcttacattgcttatatttattttatatttagtatcagcattgctcCCGTGTgaagctggggcgggtcgctagttataaataaaattaagtttaaaaggATCCGTGTGATAActcaaatgttaaatttaacgTACTCGGAATAACATGCtacacaattaatttatatacatatacctattGTTTTTATACTTTGTCGTATATTACTTCACATAactgttaattataattaaaaataataccatgTAATTAaggataaaaaaagatatttttcacTTAAAGAATTCTATTTTATGTTTGAACATTTTGTAGCGGAACCCTAGAAACTGTACCTACCAGCCAGTTTGATCACTGTAACCAGCAGTCTGTTTCGTTCGCGGTTCGAAACGGTGCAATAACCttgttttaaagatattttaagcCTTTATCATGACATACGCATTTTTAATAGTTGCTACTATAGCTATATCATTCAAGTTGTTATTTCTTGGTTTCTCGTTAGTGATTACTTATAAACACAGCAAAACCGAGGCTAAGGTAAgcaaaaacttctttacgtttcgtactttttactttaataacaaCGTAAGCATACCTAATTAAGAAAATGCAAATACGTTTTATAAACTGAACATTATCAAACATACTAagtatttactattaattagtttttgAAGTAGACGTAGAAAACAAATGTCTATGTATGTGGTAGACATATTAACGTAAAATTCGATTGGACAGGTTAAGAggtttcaaacttttttttagcattttttttttcaataataataaattgctaTTCTTACGTAGTATCTACTGCAAATAAGATttgttataaacttttttaccaAAGAGGCAAAGTAAAAGTGATAGTTTTATTGCGTTATAAATCATTATAGCAGTATACATTACACAACTGACAACTAAAGACACAATTAATATATCATTCACATTTTTGTTACAGACCGATGTACAGTCAAAGCAAATTAGCAACGACTCGTTATGCGCATGGAAAAGAATTTCACGTCTTTTTGTACGAAAACTATCCTATAGCCCGGAAACCTACAATAATATCACTggcttaaaattataaaaaatactgaaattGTTCATTCAAACTTGTGAtgattaaatatgtaaaattaaaaaattatatatttatattttgcaatGTGTTGTATTTATTAACCAATCAATTCAATATTTAGCTCATTATAGCTATAAACATAGCATGACATCTCTGAACTTATGGATTAACTAACGTATTTTTAAGTTCAGCGATTTAACGGCACTTGAATTTCAATTCATTGTTTACCATTTGTATGTTAAaactatacaatatttttttaatatttttttcaacagAATTACGAGTAAGTATATGTAATTCAAATACGCGTATATGttaataataagttataattaatgtatacGTGGCTCAATATTAGGCTGTCTACGTAGCACTGGAAATACCTTTTGTAAGTATAACCTACCTACATGATGCCTACATGTAACATAAATGAACATCAAGCTTGTAACATAATAATTGACCTGCACAAAAAGTACGCGACACGCATGacgaaacaaacaaaaagatacAAAATAATCGTAAACGTTCCTTAAGCATTATCATAGTATAGAACCTTTAGAATATTCTTGTACGTCattgtgataaatatataatttattctacAAACTTAACTGTTTGAAGATATACCTAATATATATGATGTACCTATTGAACAGAActtcatttttaaacaattctTAAAAATTGGGTAGTGCTTcatgtttctattttaaaaattatccttATCATAGTTTATAGaatggtatataaaaatattaaacgtaaaaatcaaattttattcaaatataacaataactaaacaacaataatacaacaaatgtaaaaattaacaataatgttataattagtCATAACTGGTAAccattaaataattcatttctCTCGTAAACTGTGACCACTTTACTGTTTTCTTTTGTATGTCCAATTTCAAGTTATTCTCTTTATAAAACAGTGCGCGATCGATCACTAACTTATTAAATTCATGGACGTGGGGATGATTTCTGTAATCATCAATATTCATCCACTTGCAATCTTTTACTTCTCTTTGAGATATTGTTATTACATCCGATAAAGCCTTCATCAACAGAAGAACGTAGATGTCCGAATTACCAAACGTCATATTGTGCGTATGCCTGAATGTAATTAAAGATGTGAATTTTGAATCAACACCTGTTTCTTCTTTAACTTCTCTCTTGGCAGCTTCAACTATATCTTCacctgaacaaaaaaaaatacaatttttataaacgaAACTTATAATAAGATCTATAACTCTACTACAcgcaatataatacatatatgccTACTTTATGTAGTGTATGTGggtgtgatttttattttaagtgaaaCGACTTATGAGAGTGTTTTCAAACCCTAATACATTCTAGACAGTTCAGCTCATTCTCACGCCAAGACAACTTGTACTTTCAAGCATCAATACGTGTTTTAGTGAAGGTGACTAGTTTTTGAGCgtattatttattctagaaCTTCTGTAGTAAGTTAGTCGCTGCGTTAGAACCAAGTTTCTTAATCTTCACGCTTTCTAGCTTTCAAAAATTCCCGAAATTTGACTTATCAAGTCGGAGTCGGATTTATCTAAGTAATTATTTGACTTAGGCTAAAATAGTTATCCTGGCAAGCATATAATTAACAAGCATAAAATAACAAGCgtcaaattatgttttaattttagagttttagcgtttaaataatctaatatataaaattctcatgtcacagtGTTAAGGGCCAAACTCCTCCGCAACAGCttgatcgatttttatgaaaatttttgtgcatatttggtagatctgagaatcagtcgtaaattatttttagcccCTATGTTATAAAAGCGGTCTAccccaaaatatttttttcatttttttttgactgATGCGCAAGATTattaagtacttcgagtagcttattatcttctcaatatcatcacaattcatcaaaattggtcctgCGACATAAAAGTCAATTtattactaccaaatgtgcattagaaatcataatatatataaatctcgtatcacaatgtttgtcctcaatggactcctaaactacttaaccgattttagtcaaatttgcacaccgtgtgcagtttgatccaacttaaaagataggctatactttattttgatatattatgttattattatatttcagaaaaaaataaggtgatacgaagttcgccaggtcagctagtatattataaatttgtatatatggtccactgtttttgcgataatagCTTACTCAAAAAGATAGATAAATGCTGTCgcagacttttttgtaggactaattaagataaatatttctcttatacattatatacgtgtaaactacgatttttgcagcgtacgccagaacAGCTCGCaaatggcagattttttttccgacttacttgacaattatcattatattttgaacaagtcacacactatctttaaaaattatagcctatgtgttattctaatgtataagctatattattgtaagctttcattaaaatctattcgatagtttttgcgtgaaagaggaacaaacatccataaatccatacatccatacatacaaactttcgcgtttataatattacgtagtaggatttttatttaattatttttttacttaaatatttttttagcattgaaaaatacatacaatacaaaattttgaaaaacacaggccgaagacgagaagcagcgtcttcggtgcgacaaagccagccctacggtcactaacccgcctgcccagcgtgggctatgggcaaaacatatgagttcgcgccatttttggcgtgaacttggggaggcttatgtccagcagtagactgtgataggctgaagtgactaaATTTTcgcccttctaccaccaacccctattgtttaatagcgtttagcagcaAAGTAACGTTTGCCGGATCAgctaattacaatatatattttattcatttaatataacattttaatttttaaatatcacggtcATCGTTCTTAAGGAGTAATCTGCAACCGCGTGTCGGAGCCGACACACGCTTATTTTCCCAAGCGCGTTGTTTATATCGTTagtaaactcaaaaaattatttgacttttatttgACCAGCATACAtcgttttatttgaaaaagGTCACTTCTACAAAAAAATACTGGATTCCTTGTTATttactagtaaaaaaaaagaaaacgggagtcaataacaataaaaatccaTTTATTATGACTTATGAGAGGTATGGAGTGTAGACGAAAGGAGCACAatctttgtatattaaaaagtgTCCATCCAAAGTCATAAAATTAGGTAGTCACCACTGTATTTTCAAATGAAGCGCTacaaattaaagaataaagagAGGTAGAGACATACCGAATTAAACACTTCCACTTTGAAATtgaactgtttttatttttggttggGAGTTTTCACTGTGCAAAAAATTTTGTCTTTCAACGTTATCTCACAGAAACCTTTTTAGGTTGTCGTTACCAAATTATATTCGACTGCGTGAATAGTTACATTTCTATATGCTCTATAGAGCGTGAACGTAGAAtgatatatcataaatataataaaaggcattaaaatactaattatttgAACTTTTCGCGTTCTCTACAATTGGTCAATAAATATCATACCTTTTGTGATATTAGCGCCATTTCGGTCGAATTTTGAAGtacttataatttatcatttactaGTGGACACTTTTCCAGCTGAATTCTCATATGAGATGGTGCTCCTTACTTCTACTTTCCATATCATTATGGCATAActgtaaaagttttaataaaatgttgtaAAAGCTGCTTCAGTTACGattgaaaaattgtataataacatTTAGCTCTTGCTTATTGCCGGTTTCAGTAACTATTATTAATCCCTATGCTCGGCgcatactaaataattaaaattaaatatgtataaacctATATACTTAGTAATACGGTATATAATAAGGaaactacaaatatttaatatagaatTACCTCTTTCAACATATCCACCAGGTAGCTTCCAATGAGGGTAGTCATAGTTTTTTTCAGATAGAGCCAGCAAttgatttttatcatttaacaCTAAAGCTCCAACGCCTAGGTTTGTATGACAAACTGGCGGTAAATTAGGCTCTGAATCCACTGGCAACCACTTATACATCATAACAAAATCCTCTCTGGCATGATGAAAATTAAAACCTTTCTGAGAATAGCAatgtaatttaaacattaatctAATATCTAAtgatttgtatgaaaaaaagaaaGCTAAAACATACTTACTTCTGCTAATATAGGAATATAAACTGAATCATTTATATGCACTTTAAACCATATACACCTTTTTCCTTCTGTAGACCAAGTTTTCAAAGATTCTGAAACATGATCGTAAATTGTaaagtaattgtaaaaaatacgaatatacttatttcattatttttataagtattgtgggaggtctaatttttttttaaatatgaatgaaataaaaagggtattttttaaagttaatactTTAAGATGTAATGATGTGTAAGATGTATCTAAGTAAAATTAACCTTTTCACCGCCTACGTACAATGCATCGTCGCCCAGTCCTGCGAAATACTTAAATGTAGGTATAACGAATGGTCCGGGAGTCTGTGACAGATTTTCATAGCCAATTGCGTAACAATCGAAACTACGAAAAACGCTGTTGGGATTTCTATTATGAATATTCGCGACAGTCAGATGCGCCTTTGTGGGGCGGGTAGTGGCAGTCTCCCACGCATGgagaaaataaagtttttttagtcATTTCCTCCCACTTTAAAATTTGTTGGATTATAGTTTCCCTATATCTTCTAGGAAAAATAAAGTCATCTGACCATAATATGGTGAGTTATAATACGTCAGCTGGCTGCTTgaacatgaaataaaatatatatattttcaatgattTCCTCTCAACTAAAAATTTACCTGGTGATAGTTTATATGGTACcatgaatgaaaattaatgtcAGCTGGCTGTACCTCGGTAGAAAGTTTGTCAGTTGGGTTTGTCACCTTGAAAGgtgtaacaaaaagtttttaaggtaattttataaattcctAATGCATTTTACGAATGCATTAGGAGAGGAAATAATTTACCAAATTTGTACCTGGCTTCCGGACCAGAAACATATAGTGATTTGTAGGGGTTGTGGTAGTCACATACAGAAAATCATCATTAGCCTTGgcccgtctattgcagacgatttaggcAGTgtcactgtgtcgcctaggtcactcttcaggaaaacgcagagttgcctaaactctgcgccaccctctcgacctcactggctaggcaatacgtgtggagccagttcggctgcaggagttttTCACATTTTAAAGTTATGCCACGAATGATTGACGGAGACCCTATTccaggtttcaaatgaagttttccttctccaggaccctgatgattttgggcgaggtttatccttcggtcgccttttacgaccctcacgggaagaaaggggtgggggggtgctattctactcggccgacaccacacggcataatattataaatgagatCTATATATCTgcgtaattttattttctatataaaaataaaattatcggggtttaaaaaaaaactaccaaaTGTTATTGTAAAGTATTGTAAATTGCTatgtacttttattataaattggtCACAAATATGGAGTTTGTACAGATGATAACTATCTTAAGACAATTTTCACGTAattgatttagcctgtaacatcctaatGCTTGGCATAGGCCTGAGTtctcccatgtaggagaaggatcaagcttaatccaccacggtacTCCACTACGGATGTGCAGCTACATTcactactacgagtaacgatcgctatcaagtctCTACggtgacaaccgggaccgacagcttaacgcgctctcataggacagacacccaaaccggtaagaaatatttgtatgcaTGCAAATACATGTATCCACAcggagcggaaatcgaacccacaaatgCCGGTGTTTAGGTGCGCACGTgcacacaccactacaccataGCGATGTAGTGTACCGACCtacactatattatattattgctatttgattttacaatttcaattaaTGTATAAGATGACCTTTTTGATggaaaaattaaatctatatcAACTGCAATATACTTTTAATGATACACAGCACAGTACAGCCTACACTTCCTAAGTACTTTCcagtatgtataataaatgttaacatCTAGACAATTCTGTGGTCAGTATTACTTTCTACTACAACGTATTACTGATAACTAAATCTGTTATATtgcacagtttttttttattcccaTAAGAATATAAATCGAAGTCATAACTCATCAAAAACGAAATCAGCTACACCAAGTTGGAGTTAAAATAATGTTCTAATTTTCGATTCGACTAAAAAAATCCAGTCgatttagaacctcctcctttttggacgTCGGTCAAAAAAAGCGGTCCATAAACTCACATGCCATGTGattaactatttataatttaaatacaaatggaAATTCTAAAAAACTCAGCAATAATTATCATGAATTTCCATTGGAATAAGGCAGTCGGTGGCATTGCAAGATGTATTGCAAAATTTTGGgaacatacaaatataaaattatttatttaagcatctACTTGTGAATTAAAGATATAGTAACACAACCTCGTCTGGAGAGAAGTCACTTGTTGATCCTTTTATAATTCTTCatcattatttgttattatatgagagtaaaataaaacgtgaaaaaaaatatttcggtactcttttcaaaatttaaggtcatatcacataataataaaaaataaaattcacggTATGACCATGAATTGATCAGTAGGAACACAAGACTTCCATTCGTGGGTGGCGCTGGTGAAGCAGCTAGCAGCATGTGTAGtaatggcgcgaaatttaaaattccaatttcaataaagtcttaaattacatttgtcgctataataaagttattaaattttatgtttttatacagccgtagctaacttatattttggagttaaagcgacataattttagttattcaaattagttctgaaaacattttaaaatttgagtttttaaatttcgcgcctttACTACTTTATGCTACAGCTGCAGAACCTATTGTTACGGCGGACGATAATgtcgagaacattctagaaGGTGTGAGAGGAAGGACACACTTCTTATTGAgccctctgcccaaaggttgcctggaagagatcgcggtattagcgataaggccgcctgttgcaactgatgcaaattctatttttatatatcatttgtaatgctgttaaaaccttgtattggtgtgcaaaagtgtaaataattgaataaaatgaataaggtgtgagaaagaaattattctcaaactttctcgaatatcctaagagacagacagacaaaaattgtaaaatttgttattttggtatatgtaccatgtttGCATCCATTTGCATTTAGTAataagtggttattttaatattacaaacagagactcttaattttatttattggtatagaCTAAAAGATTAGACATTCCAATTAAGGAAacaccttttttttataacccGGCATTTGAAAAGTGTTAGTATGTtacctgttattttttttttttttttcaaaaaataacagATCTCAGCAAAGAAATTAGTCGCAATATAAAAGAGGATAGGTCGTGCAGAAGATTCAAATGTATGATACACCACATTAACAAAACAGGAGGTATAAACAAGGCGTTGAAAGAATTAAGAGAAGAAACACTTTGTAttccaaaaataaaagataataaaaacaaacatgaaACTAGGAGACAGTCTATTCTAGAACTTGCaacagaatattattaaaaactgtaTTCATCTAAAAATACCCCGGAAATGAACGTATACATCGAAGTTGATCCTGAAGAAATACCCCAAATTCTAGAAAGAGAAGTTCAGTACGCAATAATGTCACAGAAAAACGAGAAGGCCCCAGGAACTGACAACATAACCAACGAGATGATGAAAGCGAATCTGCCAAAAACAATAACTAGACTGACCAACTTATTCAACCTTATCCTAGACACTGAAAATATACCAATGCAATGGACAACAAGCTCTATAATTCTTATTCACAAGAAAGGAGATAGAGCAGAAATAAACAACTATCGTCCGATAAGCTTAATGTCGAACATATATAgtgttttcaaaaataatacataaacgcATTACCAAAACCTTGGACGAATCACAACGACGAGAACAGGCTGGCTTTAGATCGAGTTATTCCACAATTGATcatatacatgtaataaaacaGCTCATAGAAAAATGTCAAGAGCATAATGGACCACGCACATGGATTGCATATGGGAAGCTCTAAAAACTCAAGGagttgataataaatatataaggcttataaaaaatgtatactcaAACAGTATAGGAAGAATAAAGCTAGAAACAGAAGGGAAGATGTTCCCTATACGCAGAGGCGTGAGACAGGGAGACCCACTCTCACCAAAGCTTTTCTCGTTTGTAATATAGGAGGTCTTCAGGAAGCTGGAATGGGACCATTTTGGAATTAATATCAGTGGAACGTACTTGAACCACCTAATATTCGCTGACGACATAGTACTCATATGTGATCTGCCCAGAAAATCTGCAGACCATGCTCCGAGATCTGGCCCAAGAGAGTAAAAAGGTGGGACTAACAATGAATAAAACAAAgactaaaataatatcaaatagatACTGAATAAACATCAAAATAGAGGAGGAAGAAATAGAATATGTAAATTCCTATATTTACTTGGGCCAAATTATTGCATTTAACGATCAAATGGACTCTGAGATAGAAAGACGGATTGCAAACTCATGGAAGAGATTCTGGACCTTGAAAGAAGTGTTGAAAGGCAAACAGTATAACATggccataaaaagaaaaatatacaacatcTGTATACTACCAATACTCACTTACGGGTGCCAAACATGGGCAACAACACAAAAACAAGGCCAAAAACTCGTTACTTGTCAGAGGGCTATGGAACAAAGCATAATGGGTTACACTAAACAAGATCGCAAAAGGGCGGaggatataagaaaaataacaaaggTGGAAgatgttatattaaaaacaaaaaccctGAAATGGAGGTGGGTAGGCCACATGCTCAGAGACACTGGAAATAAATGGACGAAGGATGTGTCCCTGTGGACCCCTCGATTTCACACTAGAAGAAAGAGAGGAAGACAAAGGAAGCGATGGTCAGACGAGATCAGAAGGGTTGCAGGCCCATTATGGCAGAGAGCTGCATTGTCCCGAGAGAAGTGGAAGGagttggaggaggcctttgtgTCCCAAAGACACGCAGATATATGTTAGCATGTAccctttttgtaatattgtcgATCAACATGAATTGTAAGAAACATTGTTAACTATAACCGCAATaaaggtttaataataataataagtatgttACCATTCCTGAGTGCTACATTATTTAGGCATGTTGATCAGTAAGATATATTAATGCctatttttatgcatatacatatttaatacagatttaatagattaatttaatataattagtttttttactattaagaaGTAAGTTATTAATGCATTGCTGCATTGCAACAGCATTGTTTCCATCATCAGTTTGTTTCTTGTCTGtgcactttaaaaattaatgaagtaTCATTAGCAAACAATACGATCTCGtgaatatttatgatattcaaaataaaaagggACCCAGAATTGAGCTTTGTGAGGTCCCTGTCATCCCAGACAACTGTACAACATACCCAGATGACATGTATTTTGTCTACTTCAACCCTCTGATATCTATGACTAATATAAGAAGTCAGATGTTTTAGTGAGGTATTTGTAATGGCATAGTAACTGAGTTTCCTGATTAATGTGTCATGATGTATACAGTCAAATGCCTTGGACAAAATCACAGAATACACTGAAGGA
This genomic stretch from Melitaea cinxia chromosome 10, ilMelCinx1.1, whole genome shotgun sequence harbors:
- the LOC123657058 gene encoding nudix hydrolase 8-like, coding for MLKIKNIFFSLKNVRNISRTQCKHSTLQYETFKGDKDRFNGVTVNTANLQCKKESFLDKLEESLKTWSTEGKRCIWFKVHINDSVYIPILAEKGFNFHHAREDFVMMYKWLPVDSEPNLPPVCHTNLGVGALVLNDKNQLLALSEKNYDYPHWKLPGGYVERGEDIVEAAKREVKEETGVDSKFTSLITFRHTHNMTFGNSDIYVLLLMKALSDVITISQREVKDCKWMNIDDYRNHPHVHEFNKLVIDRALFYKENNLKLDIQKKTVKWSQFTREMNYLMVTSYD